A genome region from Bacteroidia bacterium includes the following:
- a CDS encoding BamA/TamA family outer membrane protein encodes MLGNKKTNESIILRELTFKKGDNLPFYALSTHFEKSENQLLNTDLFNAVDVFNDSNQNVYVIVKEDWYIYPIPILQIADRNFNQWWLTKDFSRLNYGIRLDWYNFSGKADKLKLLLNLGYTKQVGLSYEVPFIDKNKHWGIGAAGVFSTNREVWAYPNNDKLVFFSDQNNFLIKRKSLGINTTYRKGYFDKHNIGISFLDVQIADTVASAEVNSNYLFGGHNKQQTINIAYSYTYDKRDIRGYPLKGYFIKTIAELDLYNPNKGFSGFNTELTAIANIYIPIAKNIYANSGITTSTSRLDKAPYIYTPSLGYANTFVRGYEYYVVDGKDYFLWRSNLKYALVNNKKYYSRTLPHAFSTVSFSCMAGIFYDLGFMHSPYVYANNRLPNTLLHGFGAGIDLIFFYDRVLRLEFTQNGLKEHGFYLSFYAPL; translated from the coding sequence ATGCTGGGGAACAAAAAAACGAATGAGAGCATTATTCTGAGAGAACTGACTTTCAAAAAAGGCGACAACCTCCCCTTTTACGCTCTCTCTACACATTTTGAGAAAAGCGAAAATCAACTGCTTAACACCGATTTGTTTAATGCAGTAGATGTTTTCAATGACTCTAATCAAAATGTGTATGTGATAGTAAAAGAAGACTGGTACATTTACCCCATCCCCATTTTGCAGATAGCAGACCGAAACTTCAACCAATGGTGGCTCACCAAAGACTTCTCAAGACTCAATTACGGCATACGCTTGGATTGGTATAACTTCTCAGGCAAAGCAGACAAACTGAAACTGTTGCTTAATCTTGGCTACACAAAACAAGTCGGATTATCTTATGAAGTGCCTTTCATAGACAAAAACAAACATTGGGGAATTGGTGCTGCGGGAGTATTCTCAACAAATAGAGAAGTATGGGCATATCCCAACAATGACAAGTTAGTATTCTTTTCTGACCAAAATAATTTTTTAATTAAACGGAAATCTCTTGGAATTAACACAACATACAGAAAGGGGTATTTTGACAAACACAATATTGGAATCAGCTTTTTAGATGTTCAAATAGCAGACACAGTCGCCTCTGCAGAAGTAAACTCAAATTATCTCTTTGGCGGACATAACAAACAACAAACAATCAATATTGCTTATTCATATACTTATGACAAACGAGACATCAGAGGATATCCTTTAAAAGGCTATTTCATAAAAACAATTGCCGAACTTGATTTATATAATCCCAACAAGGGGTTTAGCGGATTCAATACCGAATTAACAGCCATTGCAAACATTTACATACCTATTGCAAAAAACATTTACGCTAATTCAGGAATCACAACTTCCACTTCACGATTAGACAAAGCACCCTATATTTATACTCCTTCCTTAGGTTATGCAAACACTTTTGTGAGAGGATATGAATATTATGTTGTTGACGGTAAAGATTATTTTCTCTGGAGATCAAACCTAAAGTACGCTTTGGTAAACAATAAAAAATACTACTCACGCACCTTACCACACGCTTTCAGTACCGTTTCTTTTTCATGTATGGCAGGTATTTTCTATGACTTGGGGTTTATGCATAGTCCTTATGTGTATGCAAACAACCGTCTGCCTAATACCTTGCTGCATGGGTTTGGTGCAGGCATAGACTTGATTTTCTTTTATGACCGTGTGCTCCGTTTAGAATTCACACAAAATGGTCTTAAAGAACATGGTTTTTATTTAAGTTTTTATGCCCCTTTATAA